In one window of Nocardiopsis aegyptia DNA:
- a CDS encoding RNA polymerase sigma factor: MPRRLPAPTREQAVARFEELYDASYRDVLAYLLRRVQQPDQAADLVADVFTAVWRRIDDVPPGDQARPWVFGVARHVLANHRRGARRVNALSARLRSELRETTVTHPGDGGLGEIGAVFRSLSDQDQEILALAGWEEFDAGQIAVVLGCARGTARVRLHRARNRFARALRRAGLEIDGHLSPSTVTRRPTTAKGATS, from the coding sequence TTGCCCCGACGACTCCCGGCACCGACCAGGGAGCAGGCGGTCGCGCGGTTCGAGGAGCTCTACGACGCCTCCTACCGCGACGTGCTCGCCTACCTCCTGCGGCGCGTACAGCAACCGGATCAGGCCGCCGACCTGGTCGCGGACGTCTTCACCGCGGTATGGCGCCGCATCGACGACGTCCCGCCCGGCGACCAGGCCCGGCCGTGGGTGTTCGGCGTGGCCCGCCACGTGCTCGCCAACCACCGGCGCGGCGCCCGCCGCGTCAACGCGCTGTCCGCCCGGCTCCGTTCCGAGCTGCGCGAGACGACCGTGACCCATCCGGGCGACGGCGGACTCGGCGAGATCGGCGCGGTGTTCCGCTCCCTTTCCGACCAGGACCAGGAGATCCTCGCCCTGGCGGGCTGGGAGGAGTTCGACGCCGGACAGATCGCCGTGGTCCTGGGCTGTGCCCGGGGCACGGCACGGGTCCGGCTGCACCGGGCCAGGAACCGGTTCGCGCGCGCCCTGCGCCGGGCCGGCCTGGAGATCGACGGCCACCTGTCTCCCTCGACGGTGACGCGGCGACCCACCACGGCGAAAGGAGCGACGTCATGA